One segment of Clostridium ljungdahlii DSM 13528 DNA contains the following:
- a CDS encoding metal-sensing transcriptional repressor: MNEEKKKAIQALKTSKGQIEGIIKMIEEGRYCIDISNQMVAAQSLLKKANLLILKQHLNNCVKDAFINNSGDEKVDEIIGLLSKLLKE, encoded by the coding sequence ATGAACGAAGAAAAAAAGAAAGCCATACAAGCTTTAAAAACTTCAAAAGGACAAATAGAAGGTATAATAAAAATGATTGAGGAGGGAAGATATTGTATTGATATATCTAATCAAATGGTTGCAGCTCAATCATTGCTAAAAAAAGCTAATTTGCTTATTCTAAAACAACATCTTAATAATTGTGTAAAAGATGCCTTTATTAACAATAGCGGTGATGAGAAGGTAGATGAGATAATAGGTTTACTTTCAAAGTTACTAAAAGAGTAA
- a CDS encoding HAD family hydrolase yields the protein MKLYISDLDGTLLNSDQVVSKNSIRIINKLIDSGLKFTIATARSYEACKSILKPLNLNIPIILNNGAFIYDTTLAKNIVENYLDECTVYFILKYYKLKKISPIVSAVDSAGNKKIFYRGIFNEGQDIYINSRIQHGDTRLTEVSDFSEIVNYNIINIFAIEAKGVLDDTYQLFTKVIKGSFHYTEEIYAKGFFWLESMNYNANKSLAAKYLKESLKADKLICFGDNLNDVPLFKFADEKYAVKNAYDELKKLATGIIGSNNEDGVAKFLENHISNS from the coding sequence TTGAAGTTATATATTTCGGACTTGGATGGAACTTTATTAAATTCAGATCAAGTCGTAAGCAAAAATTCAATTAGAATTATAAATAAGTTAATAGATTCAGGATTAAAATTTACTATTGCTACAGCTAGGTCCTATGAAGCTTGTAAAAGTATATTGAAACCATTAAACCTAAATATACCTATTATTTTAAATAATGGAGCTTTCATATATGATACTACTTTGGCTAAAAATATAGTAGAAAACTATTTAGATGAGTGTACTGTTTATTTCATTTTAAAATATTATAAATTAAAAAAAATCTCACCTATAGTGTCTGCAGTAGATTCAGCTGGAAATAAAAAGATATTTTATAGGGGAATTTTTAATGAAGGACAAGACATATACATAAATTCAAGAATACAGCATGGTGATACAAGGCTTACTGAGGTAAGTGATTTTTCAGAAATAGTTAATTATAATATAATAAATATTTTTGCAATAGAAGCAAAAGGTGTTTTAGATGACACATATCAATTATTTACAAAAGTAATAAAGGGCAGTTTTCATTACACAGAGGAGATATATGCAAAAGGTTTTTTCTGGCTTGAATCAATGAATTATAATGCTAATAAAAGCTTAGCAGCTAAATACTTAAAGGAAAGTTTGAAAGCAGACAAGCTTATTTGTTTTGGAGATAATTTAAATGATGTACCACTTTTTAAATTTGCGGATGAAAAATATGCAGTTAAAAACGCATATGATGAATTAAAAAAGTTGGCCACAGGAATTATTGGTTCAAATAATGAGGATGGAGTGGCTAAATTTCTTGAGAATCATATCAGTAATAGTTAA
- a CDS encoding WG repeat-containing protein has translation MKNYTNLFRIKLNDKWGYIDNNGQVIIEPIFQYAWDFLDSLAAVKMNNKWGYIDCNGKTVIDYKYKQSWNFSDGFAPVKIKEKWGIIDHNDNMVVEPSFNFIDEFSNGMALVNKNSKYGFLDKKGNYPIALKYENAFSFSEEVARVNNGDKWKYVNSKGNEVINCDFDCVFDFHEGLAQVMKNFKYGFIDKSGNLVIGLEYDSTDGFYEDVANVKIDEKCGYINKKDEFVIDPIFDEALNFSEGRAFVKIKDKWGCIDKSGKFVLKPQFDDVNNFCNGAAMVILDDKYIYIDKDGKRIWEEQ, from the coding sequence ATGAAAAACTATACTAATTTATTTAGAATTAAGTTAAATGATAAGTGGGGTTATATAGATAATAATGGACAAGTTATCATAGAACCTATATTTCAATATGCATGGGACTTTTTGGATAGTTTAGCTGCTGTTAAGATGAACAATAAATGGGGATATATAGACTGCAATGGAAAAACAGTTATAGACTATAAATATAAACAGTCATGGAATTTCTCTGATGGATTTGCTCCTGTAAAAATAAAGGAAAAGTGGGGGATTATTGACCATAATGATAATATGGTTGTAGAACCAAGTTTTAATTTTATTGATGAATTCTCAAATGGAATGGCACTGGTAAACAAAAATAGTAAGTATGGTTTTTTGGATAAAAAGGGAAATTACCCAATAGCATTGAAATACGAAAATGCCTTTAGTTTTTCAGAAGAGGTTGCTAGGGTAAATAATGGTGATAAGTGGAAATATGTTAATAGCAAAGGAAATGAAGTAATAAACTGTGATTTCGATTGCGTTTTTGATTTTCATGAAGGATTAGCTCAAGTTATGAAAAATTTTAAATATGGATTTATTGATAAATCAGGTAATTTAGTTATAGGGCTCGAATATGATAGCACAGATGGTTTTTATGAAGACGTAGCTAATGTAAAGATAGATGAAAAATGTGGATACATAAATAAAAAAGATGAGTTTGTAATAGATCCTATTTTTGATGAAGCTCTTAATTTTAGTGAAGGACGAGCCTTTGTGAAAATAAAGGATAAATGGGGATGCATTGATAAAAGTGGAAAATTTGTATTGAAACCTCAATTTGATGATGTAAATAATTTTTGTAATGGAGCAGCTATGGTAATATTGGATGATAAATATATATATATTGATAAAGACGGAAAAAGAATTTGGGAAGAACAGTAA
- a CDS encoding TerC family protein: MDNLTTFLLGALQITLLDIVLSGDNIGVIALATKDLPKKHAKSASMIGVFAAIFLRIIFACLITYIMLIEWLPIKLIGGILLIKITWNFISPKSEKENLKISPSNKYFRAISSIVIADATMSLDNVLAIAAAAHGHVPSIIFGLVLNIPIIFFGSQFVAKLMNKHPMVIYLGGAVLAHTSLNMMLEDKILAGFTSPVLTNIVSFGFAIIVLVYGLYRVNKPVSYSFKKFKEDYFKSNS, translated from the coding sequence GTGGATAATTTAACTACTTTTTTGCTAGGAGCTCTACAAATTACTTTATTAGATATAGTATTAAGTGGTGATAATATCGGAGTTATAGCACTAGCAACTAAGGATTTACCAAAGAAACATGCAAAATCTGCTTCTATGATTGGAGTATTTGCTGCGATTTTTCTAAGAATAATATTTGCTTGCCTCATCACTTACATAATGTTAATAGAATGGCTTCCTATAAAATTAATAGGTGGAATTTTACTTATAAAAATAACTTGGAATTTTATAAGCCCTAAATCTGAGAAGGAAAATTTAAAAATTAGTCCTTCAAATAAATACTTTCGTGCAATATCAAGTATAGTAATAGCTGATGCTACCATGAGTCTAGACAATGTACTTGCAATAGCCGCTGCTGCTCATGGACATGTACCCAGTATAATATTTGGATTAGTATTAAATATTCCTATAATATTTTTTGGGAGTCAGTTTGTAGCAAAGCTTATGAATAAGCACCCTATGGTAATATACTTAGGAGGAGCTGTACTGGCCCATACATCCTTAAATATGATGCTAGAAGACAAAATATTGGCAGGTTTCACATCACCTGTACTAACAAATATAGTATCCTTTGGCTTTGCAATTATAGTACTTGTATATGGATTATATAGAGTAAACAAACCTGTAAGTTATTCCTTTAAAAAATTTAAGGAAGATTATTTTAAAAGTAACAGTTAA
- a CDS encoding PadR family transcriptional regulator, producing the protein MSDFNFKGNTKKEEGFLYKEYKKKLAELKKVKKEQEAVGQVFTKGLLPIYTLYILSISPTNGNDISHKIGERTGGRWIPSTGGIYPILRKLEKDKLVIGKWDDSKNKMQKIYTLTDLGVCELKNRKNLLRDKIEDSLEVFKIVYKDLYDELEKNKDLADDYQR; encoded by the coding sequence ATGAGTGACTTTAATTTTAAAGGAAATACAAAGAAAGAAGAAGGATTTCTTTATAAAGAATACAAAAAGAAGCTGGCAGAATTAAAAAAGGTAAAAAAGGAACAAGAAGCTGTAGGTCAGGTCTTTACAAAAGGACTTCTTCCTATATATACACTTTATATTTTAAGTATAAGTCCTACTAATGGAAATGATATATCCCATAAAATAGGAGAAAGAACAGGTGGAAGGTGGATACCAAGTACGGGGGGAATCTACCCAATTTTAAGAAAACTGGAAAAGGATAAGTTGGTAATTGGAAAATGGGATGATTCTAAAAATAAAATGCAAAAAATATATACTCTTACGGATTTAGGAGTATGTGAACTGAAAAATAGAAAAAATCTTCTAAGAGATAAAATAGAAGATTCTCTAGAAGTATTTAAAATTGTATATAAAGATTTGTATGATGAACTAGAAAAAAATAAAGATCTGGCTGATGACTACCAACGCTAA
- a CDS encoding DegV family protein: protein MEKIALITDSTSDLSNSTIERYNIKVLHYRIIYKDKEFIDKVTITPEYVYDNLDKEIPTSSMPSMSEMEDLFTNLEKENYTHAIVVTLSAGLTGFYNGVKLVSENHPKIKTYIFDSKSISLGEGFIVTNCAKLIEKGVSFDEIVRTIPIVRSKIDLFFVVGTLEYLKKGGRIGKVAGTIGELLNIKPIVSIDNNDGKYYTYDKVRGRKKSLSRLVEIANGILDKKKCKLCIVHGHALEDSKKIFDSIKNHKNVTSAIFGGALSPVGGVHSGPGLVGLVLFEEE, encoded by the coding sequence TTGGAAAAGATTGCACTCATAACAGATAGTACTAGTGATTTGAGTAACAGTACTATAGAAAGATATAATATAAAAGTACTTCATTATAGGATAATATATAAAGACAAAGAATTTATAGATAAAGTAACTATAACTCCAGAATATGTATATGATAACTTAGATAAAGAAATACCTACATCGTCTATGCCATCTATGAGTGAAATGGAAGATTTGTTTACAAATTTAGAAAAAGAAAATTACACACATGCTATAGTTGTAACTCTTTCAGCTGGATTAACTGGCTTTTATAATGGAGTAAAGTTAGTAAGTGAAAATCATCCTAAAATTAAAACATATATATTTGATTCTAAATCAATTTCTCTTGGAGAGGGTTTTATAGTAACTAATTGTGCAAAGCTCATAGAAAAAGGTGTAAGTTTTGATGAGATAGTTAGGACAATACCAATAGTAAGGAGTAAGATAGATCTATTTTTTGTGGTTGGAACTTTAGAATATTTAAAAAAAGGTGGTAGAATAGGTAAAGTAGCAGGTACAATTGGGGAACTTTTAAATATAAAACCTATTGTATCAATTGATAATAATGATGGAAAATACTATACTTATGATAAAGTAAGGGGAAGAAAGAAATCCTTAAGTAGGTTAGTTGAAATTGCAAATGGAATTCTTGACAAAAAAAAGTGTAAACTGTGTATTGTACATGGTCATGCACTAGAGGATTCAAAAAAAATATTTGATTCAATAAAGAATCATAAAAATGTAACTTCTGCAATTTTTGGGGGAGCACTAAGTCCTGTAGGAGGAGTTCACAGCGGACCTGGATTAGTTGGTTTAGTATTATTTGAGGAAGAATAA
- a CDS encoding uroporphyrinogen decarboxylase family protein, translated as MKTGKELYGEHLNRLKDVINMKKTDRVPIVLNADAFCTKNGGGKLSDLVNDVVYGNMELLKGMQALGDIDSIEIPGTYPPSMGAFFLSKIKVPGRELPDNMIWQIDEKSYMTEDDYDTIIDKGWNYFFMEYAKKHIPEGLKEVEYFSQFAPQIEQNFVDAGIVPLCQGSVMTGAPFGALYPARGISKFLIDLHKIPDKVQAAMDVIEEENEKVLRKQIREVKPLAVFTGGAREAGDFLSLKAFERFSWQYTKRIIDIIAEEGSIAYLHLDMSWDRFINYFLDLPKGKCIFSPDSTTNIFKAGEVLRGHMCFMGDVAPSLLTLGTPDEVYKYARRLIKEFAPQGLIMSSGCSIPPNAKVENVKAMVAAALDN; from the coding sequence ATGAAAACTGGAAAAGAATTGTACGGTGAGCATCTTAACAGACTTAAAGATGTAATAAATATGAAAAAGACTGACAGGGTACCAATTGTACTTAATGCAGATGCTTTTTGTACGAAGAACGGAGGAGGAAAGCTATCAGATCTTGTCAATGATGTAGTGTATGGAAATATGGAGCTGTTAAAGGGGATGCAGGCACTTGGAGATATTGACAGCATAGAGATACCTGGGACATATCCTCCATCTATGGGTGCATTTTTCCTTTCTAAAATCAAAGTACCAGGAAGAGAATTGCCTGATAACATGATTTGGCAGATTGATGAAAAGTCATATATGACGGAAGATGATTATGATACTATAATTGATAAAGGATGGAATTACTTTTTTATGGAATATGCCAAAAAGCATATACCTGAAGGACTTAAGGAAGTAGAGTATTTCAGTCAATTTGCTCCACAAATAGAGCAGAATTTTGTTGATGCAGGGATTGTTCCCTTATGCCAGGGTAGTGTAATGACTGGTGCACCATTTGGTGCTTTGTATCCTGCACGAGGAATATCTAAATTTCTTATTGATTTACACAAGATTCCTGACAAGGTTCAGGCAGCTATGGATGTTATAGAAGAGGAAAATGAAAAAGTGTTAAGGAAGCAAATTCGTGAAGTAAAACCTTTAGCAGTATTTACAGGAGGGGCTAGGGAAGCAGGTGATTTTCTTTCTTTAAAGGCATTTGAAAGATTTTCATGGCAGTACACAAAAAGAATTATAGATATTATAGCAGAGGAAGGTTCTATTGCTTACCTTCATCTGGATATGAGTTGGGATAGATTTATAAATTATTTCCTTGATTTACCTAAAGGTAAATGCATTTTTTCACCAGATAGCACAACAAATATTTTTAAAGCTGGAGAAGTACTAAGAGGGCATATGTGTTTCATGGGAGATGTTGCACCTTCACTTTTAACTTTAGGTACTCCAGATGAAGTTTATAAGTATGCCAGAAGATTGATTAAAGAATTTGCACCTCAAGGACTTATTATGTCATCAGGATGCAGCATACCTCCAAATGCTAAAGTTGAAAATGTAAAGGCTATGGTTGCAGCTGCTCTTGACAACTAG
- a CDS encoding MFS transporter, with product MENISGKKSLWIFAILSFGFLIMATGTTSPALANISQAYPNLPFSVVVLIATIPTLLLIPFSLISGKLAGTVITYKNLTIIAIVLFLIGGVGPYFISNFGLILVMRGVLGAGLGIMSPLGGALTLTLFEPKEAENLMGAGVVVGNVGGIVFQLLGGIFCAVNWRFTFLAYLLGAVSLIIVILFFPKLPLTAKSNSEKVKMPAYVYIWSSIYGILMLLVYPMFTGMSSLILTNHYGNAAGAGVALTMFTVGGMIAGAIFGAAFRMLSKFTIPIGIVLTSVGFIFFAYGTNLILFIIGATIVGIGFSLSGTAIMMQVGRAVPASGTAVAMSIVMAFMSIGGFVSGFVFAFIEKIFNITSLRFPFKFSLVCFIIYAVIHLVANFKTPKKQKVAI from the coding sequence ATGGAAAATATAAGTGGAAAGAAGTCATTATGGATATTTGCAATACTCTCTTTTGGATTTTTGATAATGGCAACGGGAACTACTTCTCCTGCGTTGGCAAATATATCTCAAGCCTATCCTAACTTACCTTTTAGTGTAGTTGTACTTATTGCTACTATACCTACTTTGCTTTTAATTCCATTTTCATTAATATCAGGGAAACTAGCTGGCACGGTTATAACTTATAAAAATCTTACTATTATTGCAATAGTTCTATTTTTAATAGGTGGAGTTGGTCCATATTTTATAAGTAACTTTGGTTTAATTCTTGTTATGAGAGGAGTTTTAGGAGCGGGGCTTGGAATAATGTCACCTCTTGGTGGTGCTCTTACATTAACTCTTTTTGAACCAAAAGAAGCGGAAAATCTTATGGGTGCAGGTGTTGTTGTTGGAAACGTTGGCGGCATAGTATTTCAACTTCTTGGCGGAATATTTTGTGCAGTTAATTGGAGATTTACTTTTCTTGCTTATCTTTTAGGAGCAGTATCACTTATTATAGTTATACTCTTCTTTCCAAAACTTCCGTTGACTGCAAAATCCAATTCTGAAAAAGTTAAAATGCCGGCATACGTATATATATGGTCAAGTATATATGGAATTTTAATGTTATTAGTATATCCAATGTTTACAGGAATGTCTTCGCTAATACTTACAAATCACTATGGAAATGCTGCTGGAGCAGGAGTGGCACTTACCATGTTTACAGTTGGCGGAATGATAGCGGGAGCAATCTTTGGCGCGGCATTTAGAATGTTATCCAAGTTCACTATTCCTATAGGTATTGTATTAACTTCTGTGGGATTTATATTCTTTGCATATGGAACGAATTTAATTCTTTTTATAATTGGAGCAACTATTGTTGGTATAGGATTTAGTCTTTCTGGTACCGCTATCATGATGCAGGTGGGAAGAGCAGTCCCAGCATCTGGAACTGCTGTTGCAATGTCTATTGTCATGGCATTTATGAGTATAGGTGGTTTTGTTTCAGGATTTGTATTTGCATTTATTGAAAAAATATTTAATATAACGTCATTGAGATTTCCATTCAAATTTTCACTTGTATGTTTTATTATTTATGCAGTTATCCATTTAGTGGCAAATTTTAAGACTCCTAAAAAGCAAAAGGTTGCAATTTAA
- a CDS encoding uroporphyrinogen decarboxylase family protein: protein MKNGLELYDEHLERLKKVIALKKADRTPINLNADSFCVRTAGGKLADLVTNIEYGNELLLQGMKSFGDIDCTLGYGCFPQTKGAFFLSNIKLPGRELPDDALWQIDEVGFMTEDDYDTIIDKGWNKFYIDFCKNRLGDPLKIMEDIIKVQPKIAQSYKDAGIVAIIGNAMVGAPYETLFAGRSIKNFVKDLIRIPDKVIAVMDVMAEEGYEDLRKAIRADKPLAVFSGGSRMAGDFISQKAFEKFAWPYLKKGVEVAVEEGANVYLHSDLCWDRFLDYLCDLPKGKCIFHPDSTTDIFKAGEVLKGHMCIMGDVSPSLLTLGTPDEVYEYSRKLIDQFASQGFIMAAGCCIPANAKVENVKAMVTAALES from the coding sequence ATGAAAAATGGATTAGAACTATATGATGAGCATTTAGAAAGACTTAAAAAAGTTATAGCACTGAAGAAAGCAGACAGGACACCTATTAATTTAAATGCAGATTCTTTTTGTGTTAGAACAGCAGGAGGAAAGTTAGCAGATCTTGTGACAAATATAGAATATGGAAACGAACTATTACTTCAAGGTATGAAGTCCTTTGGTGATATTGATTGTACATTGGGATATGGATGTTTTCCTCAAACTAAAGGAGCCTTTTTCCTTTCGAATATTAAGTTACCTGGACGTGAATTACCTGACGATGCTCTTTGGCAAATTGATGAAGTTGGATTTATGACAGAAGATGATTATGACACTATAATTGATAAAGGCTGGAATAAGTTTTATATAGATTTTTGTAAAAATAGATTAGGAGATCCTTTAAAGATAATGGAGGATATAATAAAAGTACAGCCCAAAATAGCACAGAGTTATAAAGATGCAGGTATTGTAGCAATAATAGGTAATGCTATGGTAGGAGCTCCTTATGAAACCTTGTTTGCTGGTCGTTCAATAAAAAATTTTGTGAAAGACCTGATAAGAATACCTGATAAAGTTATAGCTGTAATGGACGTTATGGCTGAAGAAGGTTATGAGGATTTAAGAAAAGCAATACGTGCTGATAAACCTTTAGCAGTATTTTCAGGTGGATCGCGTATGGCAGGAGATTTTATATCACAAAAAGCTTTTGAAAAATTTGCATGGCCATATTTAAAAAAAGGTGTTGAGGTTGCGGTTGAAGAAGGGGCAAATGTTTATCTTCATTCGGATTTATGTTGGGATCGTTTTTTAGATTATTTATGTGATCTTCCAAAAGGCAAATGTATTTTCCATCCTGACAGTACAACAGATATTTTTAAAGCTGGAGAAGTACTTAAAGGACATATGTGCATTATGGGAGATGTTTCACCTTCACTTTTAACATTAGGTACACCTGATGAAGTATATGAGTACAGCAGGAAATTGATTGACCAATTTGCATCACAAGGGTTTATTATGGCTGCAGGATGCTGCATACCGGCAAATGCAAAAGTAGAGAATGTAAAAGCAATGGTTACAGCTGCTTTAGAATCATAA
- a CDS encoding PucR family transcriptional regulator produces the protein MNIDIKALSSKLVQYTHKLILKNEKSTKINLVKLLLSEMKSFDPNTLYVGDASDLANLHPINYPVNLLCINHYKVPDYFKNSNIILIDTDKNKYILFNEIQDIIFDLKNIDIYMEELLDALIHEKGIQHIIDIGFKLVGNPIIFNDTSSKIIANSICNKSIGHYWDEHIKKGYFSNNAMNSAKFNRIWEKVDSQNCPVMVKGIDDNNMIIEKVTIDNVLIGYIAVTEAERPFKDRDIELVSLLCDVIETQMRNDKFYKYTKGTTYESFLKDLLDNAVTDKELVMNKIRSLNFDISLGVYILIFDMNQYSQKKIPLTYLRYKISGIVQESKSLIYNNHIVLLINHNTKISIFENEFEALKKFLKKNNLYAGLSNCITDFTNLQYYYKQSLKAIELGVSLNIDKVFYIYEDYVVYDLLDSLSTYENIERFCHPSLHLLIQYDRKNNTCLTKSLYVYLMNNRNQSISANILHIHRASMFYRIDKIKQIMKIDLNDPNIIHHIYLSLHILELMHKNEFIFEINKQ, from the coding sequence ATGAATATAGATATTAAAGCTCTTTCATCTAAATTAGTACAGTATACTCACAAATTAATACTAAAAAATGAAAAATCCACAAAGATTAACTTAGTTAAGTTACTTCTAAGTGAAATGAAATCCTTTGATCCAAACACTTTATATGTTGGAGACGCCTCAGATTTAGCAAATCTTCACCCCATAAACTACCCAGTAAACCTTTTGTGTATAAATCATTATAAAGTTCCTGACTATTTTAAAAATTCAAATATTATTTTGATTGATACGGATAAAAATAAATATATTCTTTTCAATGAAATACAGGATATTATCTTCGACCTTAAAAATATAGATATATATATGGAAGAACTATTAGATGCACTCATACATGAAAAAGGTATTCAGCATATTATAGATATTGGATTTAAACTTGTCGGGAATCCTATTATATTTAATGATACTAGCAGCAAAATTATAGCCAATTCTATATGTAACAAGTCCATTGGTCATTACTGGGATGAACATATAAAGAAAGGTTACTTTTCCAATAACGCTATGAATTCTGCAAAATTTAATAGAATATGGGAAAAAGTTGATAGTCAAAACTGTCCTGTTATGGTAAAAGGTATAGATGATAATAATATGATTATTGAGAAAGTTACAATTGATAATGTTCTCATAGGATATATAGCAGTTACTGAGGCAGAAAGGCCTTTTAAAGATAGAGATATTGAATTGGTTTCATTATTATGTGACGTAATCGAGACTCAAATGAGAAATGACAAATTCTACAAATACACTAAAGGTACCACTTATGAAAGCTTTCTAAAAGATTTGTTAGATAACGCTGTTACAGATAAGGAACTAGTGATGAATAAAATACGGTCTTTGAATTTTGATATTAGCTTAGGAGTTTATATACTTATTTTTGATATGAACCAGTATTCTCAAAAAAAAATACCACTAACATACTTGAGATATAAAATTTCTGGTATTGTTCAAGAAAGTAAATCGCTTATATATAATAATCACATTGTCTTGCTTATTAACCATAATACAAAAATTAGCATTTTTGAAAATGAATTCGAAGCTTTAAAGAAATTTCTTAAAAAAAATAATCTATATGCGGGGCTTAGTAACTGCATAACAGATTTTACAAATTTACAATATTATTATAAACAATCATTAAAGGCAATTGAACTTGGGGTTAGCCTTAATATTGACAAGGTGTTTTATATATATGAAGATTATGTAGTATACGATTTACTAGATAGTCTTTCTACTTATGAAAATATAGAGAGATTTTGTCACCCTTCTCTACATTTGCTAATCCAATATGATCGCAAAAATAATACCTGTTTAACTAAAAGCCTCTATGTATATTTGATGAATAATAGAAACCAATCAATATCTGCAAACATCCTGCACATACATCGTGCATCAATGTTTTATCGTATTGATAAAATAAAACAGATTATGAAAATAGATCTTAACGATCCCAATATTATACATCATATATACTTATCCCTTCATATCCTTGAATTAATGCATAAAAATGAATTTATATTTGAAATAAATAAACAATAA
- a CDS encoding ABC transporter substrate-binding protein produces the protein MKKIGMIMLSAIMVFTLFTGCGTNAGEQDNSLNRVKDAGKLTIGLDDSYPPMEFRDNKNKLSGFDIDLGNALAQKLGVKLNIVVTDFNGIVLALQSGKFDVILASMSITDERKKKIDFVGPYIDGGQIIITKAGNSSIKTKNDLKGKIVGVQLGATGEQAAAKVSGIKEIKKYDKITEAFHEVNIGRIDAVVCDAQVGQYYISKDKSNYVILKDRLTKEPIGIGIKKKDKKLEEALNKALDDLKKDGTMSKLSTKWFGYDIYK, from the coding sequence ATGAAAAAAATAGGTATGATAATGTTAAGTGCAATTATGGTGTTTACACTTTTTACAGGATGTGGTACTAATGCAGGAGAACAGGACAATTCCCTTAATAGAGTTAAGGATGCAGGTAAATTAACTATAGGATTAGATGATTCCTATCCACCTATGGAATTTAGAGATAACAAGAACAAATTGTCTGGATTTGATATAGATTTAGGCAATGCACTTGCTCAAAAATTAGGGGTAAAGCTAAATATAGTAGTTACGGATTTTAATGGTATAGTTCTAGCACTGCAGTCAGGAAAATTTGATGTTATATTAGCTTCTATGAGTATAACTGATGAGAGAAAAAAGAAAATAGATTTCGTAGGACCTTATATTGATGGTGGACAAATAATAATAACTAAAGCTGGAAATAGTTCTATAAAAACTAAAAATGATTTGAAAGGTAAGATAGTAGGTGTACAACTTGGGGCTACAGGGGAACAGGCTGCTGCAAAAGTAAGTGGAATAAAAGAAATTAAAAAATATGATAAGATAACAGAAGCTTTCCACGAAGTTAACATAGGTAGAATTGATGCAGTAGTGTGCGATGCTCAAGTTGGACAATATTATATTTCAAAAGATAAAAGTAATTATGTTATTTTGAAGGATAGACTTACAAAAGAACCTATAGGAATAGGTATAAAAAAGAAGGATAAAAAGTTAGAAGAAGCTTTAAATAAGGCATTAGATGACCTTAAAAAGGATGGAACTATGTCTAAACTATCAACTAAATGGTTTGGATATGATATATACAAATAA